caggcgctcagtcatgtacagctcttgccaaccccatggactgcagcatgccaggcttccctgtccatcaccaactcccagagctttcttaaactcatgtccactgaattggtaatgccatccagtcatcccatcctctgttgtccccttctcctcctgccttcaatctttcccatcatcagggtcttttcagatgagtcagctctctgaatcaggtggccaaagaattggagtttcagcttcagtgtcaatccttccaatgaatattcaggactgatttcctttaggattgaccagtttgatctccttgcagtccaagggactctcaagaatcttctccaacaccacaattcaaaaccatctgttctttggtgctcagctttctttatggtccaacactcacatccatatatgactactggaaaaaccatagctttgactaggtggaactttgttggcgaagtaatgtctctgctttttaacgtgctatctaggttggtatagtttttcttccaaggagcaagcgtcttttagtttcgtggctgcagttaaccatctacagtgattttggagcccaagaaaataaagtctgtcaccatttccattgtttccccatctatttgccgtgaagtgatgggactggatgccatgatcttagttttttgaaagttgagttttaagccagctttttcactctcctctttcactttcatcaagaggctctttagtttttcttcactttctgccataagggtggtgtcatctgcatgtctgaggttattgactcctggcaatcttgattttggcttgtgattcatccagcctggcattttgcatgatgtactctgcatataagtttaataaacagggtgacaatatacgctttgaggtactccttttacaatttggaaccagttagttgttccatgtccggttccaactgttgcttaaACTTAAATTTGCAAACTGAGAAGCTGACTTAGAAACTTAGAAACTGAGCAGTTGGCATCTGGGTTATACGTggttttttccttgaaaaatgtaAGAGAATGTCTGGCATTTTCCAGTTTCCATACAGTACGCACAGGAACACTAATACAATAAAGTCTAGTACAAATGATTTATGTAAATTCTGGTGCTATCTTATTTGTTATTTGCTTCATTGAAATGCAACCTAAAATATTCCAGGGAATATAGGAAACACTTTTCTCTCAAACTTATTAAAACCATTAGCCTCTGATACTTTTATATTCCTATATGTCCTACATATATATAGATTCTAGTTCTTGAGAGGCTTTCTTTGAACAAATATCACACTCCTAAACAGTTTTCTCAGGGCCTCCTTCATTTCCTTATTCCGGAGGCTGTAGATCAAGGGATTGAAAAGTGGAGTCATCACAGAATAAGATAAGGTCACGATTTTCTGAATCCCTGCTGGATTGCCTGCCGTTGGGCTCACATACATCACCATGATGGAGCCATAGAACAGAGACACCACAGCCAGATGGGAACCACAGGTAGAGAAAGCCTTATGCCGGCCTTCTGCTGAGGGGACCCTAAGCACAGCTCTGATCACCAGGGTGTAGGAGCTGGTAATGAACAGGAAAGTGGAAAAAATTAGGACTGAGTTAAAGGTGGCACAGATAATCTCAGTGGCAGGAGCTGGCATGCAAGACAACTTCATAAGGGGTCCTGGGTCACATAGGAAGTGATCAATAGTATTGGGGCCACAAAACGGAAGCTGGGAGATGAGATAAACTGGGAGGAGAAAGCAGGAAAAGCCACACAGCCAGCAGCAGGCTCCTAATCTGATGCATCGTTGCAATGTCATGACAGTGGGGTAGTGAAGGGGCCTGCAGATGGCAACGTACCTGTCAAAGGCCATGGCAGATAATATGAAGGTCTCAGTGGTGCCCATGGAGAAGAAGAAGTAGAACTGGAGGAAGCagccagagaaggagatggtCTTGGTCTCAGAGAGAAAGTTGGCTAGCATATTGGGGACTGTAGAAGTGACATACCACATCTCCAGGAAGGAGAAATTGGCCAGCAGGatgtacatgggggtgtggagatgGTGGTCCCACCACACTGCACAGATAATGCACAAATTTCCAGTTAGTGTCAACACATAGATCACAGAGAAGAGTGAGAAGAGGAAGATCTGAACCTCCCAGGTGCAAGGGAATCCAAGAAGAATGAATTCACTCACAGGGTCAGAGCGATTATTTCCTTCtgggtttttcattttctttttctccagaaaACTGCAACAGCAAGACATTACCATGTTACAAAtgattttacagaatttttctcaTTAAGATGTTCTCTGAACTTCTTTACAATTCAATAAGCAGCCTAATTTCAGATTGCTTAAAGATTTCCAGCATTCTCTGCCCCAGTGTGATACTGGGAAGAAACAGGGAATTTGGAGGTTGTTTGCTTATTATAGCTTTATCTTCATGGTCACCATGCCCATCATGGTCCATTGAACACCTGCCTCGGTGTAATGTCCTCAGCACTAATAAACCAAAATAGATAGTCCTTGCCATTCACAGGCTCTCAACCTGGTTCAGAAACAACCTTCTGGGCCAATCCTATGTAAGGACACATGGAGTTTtcattgttgttctgttgctaagtcatgtacaactctttgtgaactcatgaactgcagcacgccaggcttccctgtccttcactatctctgagttttgctcaaactcatgtccattgagtcaggtggttctagtggtaaagaacccagtttccaatgcaggagatgtaagatgtcaggaagatcccctggaagagagcatggcaacccacttcagtattcttgcctggagaattcccgtggacataggagcctggcgggttatggtccacagggtcacaaagagtcgacatgactgaagcgacttagaatgcACAAACATggagttttaaataataataatagttcatAATGTGTGTAAATGGAAGACAACATTGCAAGAATTCATAGTTGTAAATTAAGAGTTTATTACTGTAAATTTAATAGTATGTATACCATTTTAGATGGGGTTTCTGTACTATTGGAAATTTTGTATACAGAAGTAAGGAAGATGATGTTTTTATCAATGATTGCTTATAGCAAGCCCAATTGTGGTATTTGCATTCTCTCTTATTTCTAAAAATCtccatgaaaaaaaattccacaattGGCATTGTTAATTTCTCTCAGGGTTTAGTGACATATGTACAATTCTCAAATAGTCTTTACTTTTAACTTGGTTctctttgtaataaaaaaaattcgCAGAAGAAGAGTAAGCTTCATGTATTTTCACCTacaataagcatttaaaaatgaaactggtATGCATGAAGGAGGTTCACACTGCAAACTAATGTAATTCTCTTTTAACTGAAATTTACCTAAAGTAGAGGACACAAACTTCAGTGCCCAGTCAAAATTTATCATATGCTGGTAAAGTAACTTATGATGGTACTCTCAATATATATTTTGCCACATAGAACAGAAATAACTATAGTGGTATATGTCATTAAAACACTTTTGAGTTTTGAATTACATTAATTGGAGATCTGTTCATGGACTACTGTCATTattatctctgtctcttttattcAAGAATTCTATGTTAGAGTTCCTTCTGGTTGCCTTGACCTATAAATGTTTTTTAGGACCTAGTccttgatatttttccttttctaattatGCTCTCTCTGTAAGTGATATGACAGCTAGCCCTTTGACATAAAAACTACTTATGTAAAATGAAGCCACATTTTCTCTACCTAACTGTGAAGTCTCTTCTGCAACCTGGATATATCTACCCAATTTCTTACTCAACATCTCCATTTGCTATTGAAGGTAACTAAAACAAGGAGCCCATGACAAAATTCTCGATTTTTCTCACCACAAACTGGCTGATCCTTGCTTCTTTGCCATAGCACCCAATAGCACCTTCATTTACTCAGTTGCTCAGGTCACAAACTTTGGCCACATCCTCACCACCCCTTTCAATAGTCCACATCCAAACCATCAACAAATCCTCTAGGCCTCCTGttcaaaatatagttttaaaaaagtcTGATTATGTCAACTACTTGCTGTCAATCTTTCAAACATACTTACAAGAGAGTCTAAAGCTCTTCCCACAAAGGCCAATGAGCCCTAACTCCAGGCCCTCATTTCCTGGCACCTTTCTGTCTGCTGACCCCACTCCAGACATACTGATACTTGCCCATGCCAAGGTGGCCACTCTCAAGGTCTGGAATGTCCTTTATTCCTCTTTGCAATATTCATATGCTTTAACTTGTTCCTTTGCTCAGGTATCTGGAAAAATTAGAGATTCAGAGAGGCCTTTCTAAAATGTACACGTGTGAAGGctcaatcacatctgactctttgtgacccccatggactgtagcccaccaggctcctctgtccatggaattttccaggcaagattactagagtgggttgccatgtcccacTGCAAGGGCtattgctgacccagggatcaaaccgtgtcacttgcgtctcctgccttggcaggcagattctttaccacctggaaaACCTTTCTTGATTTAGCCTATCTTTACTATTCTGCTTCCCAATTCTGCTTGGGTTTTCTACAAAGCACATATTACTACCTGgcactgtattatatacttagCATATATTTTCTATCTCAATCTCTTGAATATAAGAGGACATCATTTTGCTCACTGATGTATTCCCAGAATCTAGGATGGTGTTCAAgacatattttttgttgtttagtctctcagtcgtgtccgactctttgcaaccccatggactatagcccaccaggcaaggCATATTAGGgatgctcattaaatatttgtcatCTCAATCAATGCCTTGCCCTAATAGTAACTAAACAGGAAAACCATTCCTTTAGACAgggaaaaaagtttaagaaaatgtaaagacTGCTTTCTCCAGTTtgttaaaaacacaaaagcaaggCGACACCTTTTGTATGGGGAAACAACCTCAGTTTTCATAAGCAGGAGATCCATGAGAGGAGCCCACTCCTCCTCTCTCTGTGACTCACACTGTCTTTATGTTCCTTTCATCCACGTTGCTTTGTGCGCTGTGCTTTCTTCTTGTTGCTAAGTGAAAATCATGCtctaagtgtgtatgtgtgtgtgtgtgtgtgtgtgtgtgtgcatggctgCGCATGCATGCACAGTTTTCTTTATCTAGTCTCTCAATCTGTTTCTGTATCTAATTGTCCATATTttaatgaatgattttttaaaattcttttttcttatttttaaataggtaAGTGAACTGTTTTTGACTTCTCCTGCCTAAAATCAAAAGAGCAGCCTAAAGAAAAAGTGACTGTTCAAGTTACTTTAATAGAAAAATGTTCCTACTACCTGATTTTTCTTCTGTATCATATTCAGGGTCAGGAAATCTGGTATATCTGACTTGAAGATGTAATAAGATACAAAATAAAGTTGTCATCCACAGTTT
This sequence is a window from Odocoileus virginianus isolate 20LAN1187 ecotype Illinois chromosome 6, Ovbor_1.2, whole genome shotgun sequence. Protein-coding genes within it:
- the LOC139035500 gene encoding olfactory receptor 11H6-like, which gives rise to MVMSCCCSFLEKKKMKNPEGNNRSDPVSEFILLGFPCTWEVQIFLFSLFSVIYVLTLTGNLCIICAVWWDHHLHTPMYILLANFSFLEMWYVTSTVPNMLANFLSETKTISFSGCFLQFYFFFSMGTTETFILSAMAFDRYVAICRPLHYPTVMTLQRCIRLGACCWLCGFSCFLLPVYLISQLPFCGPNTIDHFLCDPGPLMKLSCMPAPATEIICATFNSVLIFSTFLFITSSYTLVIRAVLRVPSAEGRHKAFSTCGSHLAVVSLFYGSIMVMYVSPTAGNPAGIQKIVTLSYSVMTPLFNPLIYSLRNKEMKEALRKLFRSVIFVQRKPLKN